Proteins encoded in a region of the Nitrospira sp. genome:
- a CDS encoding BTAD domain-containing putative transcriptional regulator — MPRQPTTLAKLTRPKLFRVVARDRLFTRLDQERQSHPVVWIAGPPGSGKTALAASYTETRRLPNIWYQVDGGDADPATFFHYLTLAGQTAAGKKRLRLPVLRPEYAPDLPGFTRRYFRELFAGLPTTTTLVLDNYQDVIADSSFHNVIQGAVLELPAGINLLVISRTPPPPQYARILANNLIGQVSWDELRLTLEETTIISRAVKGLSEETLFHSLQNQTNGWVAGLILVLDRFKGTARADHSSRSETMESVFSYFAGLMFDQATVELQEFLMRTAVVPQMTVSMAMEISGNAQASDLLNDLYRRRLFIDRRDGEEIHYQYHDLFRKFLLDRASRYLSVSQLREIRYLGATLAAQDGQIEAAAALLAEAEEWAKLTQLICDHAAALLAQGRHQALQGLIALCPLPIVERMPWLLYWLGLSHTNFNPPAAIADLELAYDEFQIVGDSAGLFLTCGAIMDAYFYAEGEMTPVVAWAERLQQLLTRYKGFPSMQIEAKVLGSLQGLVYAAPHHPLLIALEKRADDFLRSAADPIARIWVACTFLKLIIWRGDFRKARRVLAEINPLLAAGPIPPILLVLWRVTEGNYAWNTASHSLAEEKLREGLHIAQKAGMPLLECMLYGLNVYNALAEGDSRKAEAYLDKAEASNHLQLKHATSQFCFLRAGIALLQNDLANAHDHALKGMEMHEALGRPFTLTANRIGFAQILIESGNGEKARHYLEKAIQYARKMNSSFLEHKSLLVEAYSWIKDGEKQKALTPLREGLRIARENDYLALDLWWRPHVMVRLLSQALQSEIEVVYVKSVIHRRNLTADSPHIENWPWPIRLYTLGRFELMCDDKPLRTPGKSQRKPLELLQCLCAFGGQAVHQDRVTDALWPDAEGDAAAQALRTTLHRLRKLLQHEQAVRLEDRQLFLDPRYIWADCLRFERAVAQADMTDRGALERVMNLYHGHFLQGEPAPWALTYRERLRAHYMSLAERLGISLEEDGNLTGAVDCYLKAFEVEPVAEVFCRRIMIIYGRLGRRTEALAIYQRFGHSIRSRLGINPTQETQALYQALSKE, encoded by the coding sequence ATGCCAAGACAGCCGACCACCCTTGCGAAGCTAACCCGCCCGAAACTCTTCCGGGTGGTTGCTCGTGATCGATTGTTCACACGGTTGGATCAAGAGCGCCAGAGCCATCCCGTTGTATGGATTGCCGGGCCTCCTGGATCTGGAAAGACAGCACTTGCGGCAAGTTATACAGAAACACGCAGATTACCAAATATCTGGTATCAAGTTGACGGTGGTGATGCCGATCCCGCGACCTTTTTCCACTATCTGACCCTAGCGGGCCAAACGGCGGCAGGAAAAAAGCGACTGCGATTGCCCGTCTTGAGACCTGAGTACGCGCCCGATCTCCCCGGATTCACAAGGCGCTACTTCCGCGAACTATTTGCCGGTCTGCCAACAACCACGACACTGGTTCTAGACAACTACCAGGACGTTATCGCTGATTCCTCTTTCCACAACGTCATCCAGGGAGCAGTGCTGGAGCTTCCTGCGGGCATAAACCTCCTCGTCATCAGCCGCACGCCACCGCCGCCGCAGTATGCGAGGATTCTTGCTAACAACCTCATAGGACAGGTGAGTTGGGATGAACTGCGCTTAACGCTTGAAGAAACTACCATTATAAGCCGCGCCGTAAAGGGACTCAGTGAGGAGACACTATTTCATTCACTGCAGAATCAAACCAATGGGTGGGTTGCCGGATTGATTCTCGTGCTGGATCGGTTCAAGGGCACCGCGAGGGCTGACCATTCTTCTCGGTCCGAAACTATGGAATCCGTATTCAGTTACTTTGCTGGGCTGATGTTCGATCAAGCCACCGTGGAGTTGCAAGAATTTCTGATGCGCACCGCCGTTGTGCCGCAGATGACGGTGAGCATGGCGATGGAGATTAGTGGCAATGCCCAGGCGAGTGATTTGCTAAACGATCTCTACCGCCGTCGGCTCTTTATAGATCGACGAGACGGTGAGGAGATCCACTATCAGTATCACGATCTGTTCCGTAAATTCTTGCTTGACCGTGCCAGTCGCTATTTGTCCGTGTCGCAACTCCGTGAAATCCGGTATCTCGGGGCGACCCTCGCCGCCCAGGACGGTCAGATCGAAGCCGCTGCGGCCCTGCTTGCCGAAGCGGAAGAATGGGCTAAGCTCACCCAGCTGATTTGCGACCATGCTGCCGCCTTACTCGCTCAGGGTCGTCATCAGGCCCTTCAGGGATTAATCGCTCTCTGCCCTCTCCCCATAGTGGAACGCATGCCGTGGTTGCTGTACTGGCTGGGCCTCAGTCATACGAATTTCAATCCCCCGGCAGCGATAGCAGACCTAGAGTTGGCCTATGACGAATTTCAGATCGTGGGCGATAGCGCAGGATTGTTTCTCACCTGTGGTGCCATCATGGATGCCTATTTCTATGCAGAGGGGGAGATGACCCCTGTGGTGGCATGGGCAGAACGGCTCCAACAGCTCTTGACTCGCTATAAAGGGTTTCCATCGATGCAAATCGAGGCCAAGGTGCTGGGTAGCCTCCAGGGCCTTGTGTATGCGGCGCCACATCATCCATTGCTCATTGCTCTGGAAAAGCGAGCGGATGATTTTCTCCGATCCGCCGCCGACCCAATTGCCAGAATTTGGGTGGCATGCACCTTTTTGAAACTCATTATTTGGCGGGGCGATTTTCGCAAAGCGCGACGGGTTCTGGCTGAAATTAATCCCTTGTTAGCGGCCGGGCCTATACCGCCAATATTGCTTGTCCTCTGGCGGGTGACGGAGGGAAATTATGCCTGGAATACGGCCTCCCACTCGCTCGCCGAGGAAAAGCTTCGCGAGGGACTCCATATCGCACAAAAAGCTGGCATGCCACTTCTGGAATGCATGTTGTACGGACTCAATGTGTACAACGCACTTGCTGAAGGCGACTCACGAAAGGCCGAAGCATACCTGGATAAGGCGGAAGCATCCAACCACTTACAGCTTAAGCATGCGACTTCACAATTCTGTTTTCTCAGAGCTGGCATCGCATTATTACAAAATGATTTGGCCAACGCACACGACCATGCATTGAAAGGCATGGAGATGCATGAAGCACTAGGACGACCGTTTACACTAACGGCCAACCGCATTGGGTTTGCTCAGATCTTAATTGAATCCGGCAATGGAGAAAAAGCGCGTCACTACCTCGAGAAGGCAATTCAATATGCCCGAAAGATGAACAGCTCATTTCTAGAACATAAAAGTCTACTCGTTGAAGCGTATTCGTGGATAAAAGATGGCGAAAAGCAGAAGGCACTGACTCCTTTGCGCGAGGGGCTGCGGATCGCACGAGAAAACGATTATCTTGCCCTCGACCTTTGGTGGCGCCCGCATGTCATGGTACGTCTGCTTTCTCAAGCACTCCAGTCTGAAATCGAAGTGGTATACGTCAAAAGTGTTATTCATCGCCGTAATCTTACAGCCGACTCACCGCACATCGAGAACTGGCCGTGGCCAATCAGGCTCTACACATTGGGTCGGTTCGAACTGATGTGCGATGACAAGCCGCTCCGCACACCAGGGAAGTCTCAGCGGAAGCCGCTTGAACTGCTTCAATGTTTGTGTGCCTTCGGAGGACAAGCGGTGCATCAGGACCGCGTGACCGATGCCCTATGGCCAGACGCCGAGGGTGATGCTGCGGCCCAGGCGCTCAGAACCACTTTGCATCGTTTGCGAAAACTATTGCAACATGAACAGGCCGTTCGCCTCGAGGATCGGCAATTGTTTTTAGATCCCCGCTATATCTGGGCCGATTGTTTAAGGTTCGAACGTGCCGTAGCACAGGCCGACATGACCGATCGAGGTGCACTGGAGCGCGTCATGAACCTTTATCACGGCCATTTTCTTCAGGGTGAACCAGCACCCTGGGCCTTGACCTATCGCGAGCGATTACGCGCGCATTATATGAGCCTGGCGGAACGGCTCGGGATCAGCCTTGAAGAGGATGGTAATTTGACAGGTGCGGTTGATTGCTATCTCAAAGCATTTGAAGTCGAGCCCGTCGCTGAAGTTTTCTGCCGTAGGATTATGATCATCTATGGTCGGCTCGGCCGACGGACCGAGGCCCTGGCTATCTATCAGCGTTTCGGCCATTCCATCCGGTCTCGACTGGGCATAAATCCCACCCAAGAGACTCAAGCCCTTTACCAAGCACTATCCAAAGAATAA
- the otsB gene encoding trehalose-phosphatase: protein MDYLLTETGRNDLGALLKGRSLFAFDFDGTLAKIVRDPPAARMTRPIRVRLEELAKRAPTAIISGRSVEDLRSRVGTAVPHLIGNHGSEGPHTRQEDIQQVRETSSGWLQLINERFQDELARSGVLVEEKFYSLSFHYRTVDHRDEARALISRIVAELSPPPRIVLGKSVVNVMPPTASHKGTALLEYMRRLNCSSALYVGDDETDEDVFALRDARIVTVRIGKKNGSSARYFLKRQAEIAEVLRLLVEGGDQNIHPLPQEATVARLSKVVSGGG from the coding sequence ATGGACTATTTGTTGACGGAAACAGGAAGAAACGACCTCGGGGCGCTTCTGAAAGGGCGTTCTCTGTTTGCGTTTGATTTCGACGGGACATTGGCGAAAATCGTCCGAGATCCTCCCGCTGCCAGGATGACGCGTCCCATCCGTGTCCGGCTTGAGGAACTCGCGAAGCGCGCTCCCACCGCGATCATCTCGGGACGCTCGGTGGAGGACTTGCGCTCACGTGTCGGGACTGCCGTTCCCCACTTGATCGGGAACCATGGCTCAGAAGGCCCTCATACGCGCCAAGAGGATATACAGCAAGTCCGAGAAACCAGTTCCGGATGGCTGCAATTGATCAACGAACGATTTCAGGACGAACTGGCTCGAAGTGGAGTGCTCGTCGAGGAGAAGTTCTACTCGCTCTCATTCCATTATCGAACCGTCGATCACCGAGATGAGGCCCGGGCGCTGATCTCGCGAATCGTTGCCGAACTGTCTCCTCCTCCCCGCATTGTCCTTGGGAAATCCGTCGTCAATGTGATGCCGCCGACGGCGTCGCACAAGGGTACGGCCTTGTTGGAGTACATGCGTCGACTTAATTGTAGCAGCGCTCTCTATGTGGGAGATGACGAAACCGATGAAGATGTCTTTGCGCTACGAGATGCCCGCATCGTCACCGTGAGAATCGGCAAGAAGAACGGGTCCTCGGCGCGGTATTTCCTAAAAAGACAGGCAGAAATCGCCGAGGTGCTTCGACTTCTTGTCGAGGGTGGTGACCAAAACATTCACCCGCTTCCGCAGGAAGCCACAGTTGCCCGTCTCTCCAAAGTAGTCTCCGGCGGAGGATGA
- a CDS encoding trehalose-6-phosphate synthase — protein MRLSFRFVLPLAIVLGVIAYGVIPLVDSLELKWFVRDLDMRSKVMINTMEGPLADLLVSDSKDKILAYFTRILQDERLYALGFCDLDHQLLYETQAYPQDVTCKATRDLASDSSTVRSFSSGPLHITSALIEANGRRLGRLLLIHDMSFIQQRSSDTKWYVFYLFAGLTAVISLVTVLVAHFSWKGWMAGVRAMLKGERLLTPLAHEQHAPELRPLAKDLRSLVQALEADRRMRDESQISWTPASLKTILHEQLAGDQVLIVSNRQPYAHYWQDRNIVLQVPASGLVSALEPVMRACSGVWVAHGNGSADREVVDGRDHVRVPPAHPSYEIRRVWLTAEEEAGYYYGFANEGLWPLCHIAHVRPTFRSSDWKHYVAINERFSQAVYEEATSDNPVVLVQDYHLALLPKLIRDKLPTATIIMFWHIPWPNAESFGICPWREEILEGLLGSSILGFHTRVHCNNFIDSIDRLLEARIDRNSSTVSYGGKMTAVNPYPISIEWPLRWLHDQRSVPECRIKLRETYGMPPDRLVGLGVERLDYTKGILERFMAVERLLELQPEWIGKFTFVQIAAPSRSTIEQYHHFTGQVSTLAEQINKRFGRDDYEPICLRIHHHEPAQVHECYRGADLCVVSSLHDGMNLVAKEFVGARDDEQGVLILSQFTGAARELTEALVINPYDIDQFAAALHLGLTMPKVEQRARMQSMRGLIQEFNVYRWAGRMLIDAARMRQKERVMKHVRRGPNLLN, from the coding sequence TTGAGGCTCTCATTTCGATTCGTTCTCCCGTTGGCGATCGTGTTGGGAGTGATCGCCTATGGCGTAATCCCTCTTGTCGACTCGCTTGAATTGAAATGGTTTGTTCGAGATCTCGACATGCGGTCCAAAGTCATGATCAATACGATGGAGGGACCGCTTGCGGATCTTCTGGTATCCGATTCAAAGGACAAGATCCTGGCCTATTTTACGCGCATTCTTCAGGACGAACGATTGTACGCCCTGGGATTTTGTGATCTCGACCACCAGCTGCTCTATGAGACGCAGGCCTACCCGCAGGACGTCACCTGTAAAGCTACACGCGACCTTGCATCCGACTCGTCCACTGTTCGGTCATTCAGTAGCGGACCGCTCCATATCACTTCTGCCTTGATCGAAGCAAACGGGCGCCGGCTGGGGCGCCTCCTGCTCATCCACGACATGAGTTTTATTCAGCAACGGAGCAGCGACACAAAATGGTATGTCTTCTATCTGTTTGCGGGGCTTACGGCCGTCATCTCGCTGGTCACCGTGTTGGTGGCACATTTCAGTTGGAAAGGATGGATGGCCGGAGTTCGGGCCATGTTGAAGGGAGAAAGGCTGCTGACCCCGCTGGCGCACGAGCAGCATGCGCCGGAACTCCGGCCGTTGGCGAAGGACTTGCGCTCGTTGGTGCAGGCTCTTGAAGCTGACCGCCGCATGCGCGATGAGAGCCAGATTTCATGGACCCCAGCCAGCCTCAAGACGATCCTGCATGAGCAACTCGCCGGCGATCAGGTGTTGATTGTCTCCAACCGACAGCCCTATGCCCACTACTGGCAGGATCGAAACATCGTCCTACAGGTACCGGCGAGCGGGCTCGTTTCGGCGCTGGAGCCGGTGATGCGTGCCTGCTCCGGCGTATGGGTCGCGCATGGGAACGGTTCCGCCGATCGGGAAGTGGTGGACGGACGAGACCATGTCCGTGTGCCGCCGGCACATCCCAGCTATGAGATCCGCCGCGTGTGGCTCACTGCGGAAGAGGAGGCCGGATACTATTATGGGTTCGCCAACGAGGGATTGTGGCCGCTCTGTCATATCGCCCATGTCCGGCCCACGTTCCGTTCATCGGATTGGAAACACTATGTGGCCATCAACGAGCGATTTTCTCAGGCCGTCTACGAGGAGGCCACGAGCGACAATCCGGTTGTCCTCGTTCAGGATTACCATCTTGCCCTGCTTCCGAAGCTGATTCGAGATAAGTTGCCGACCGCGACGATCATCATGTTCTGGCACATTCCATGGCCGAACGCGGAAAGCTTTGGGATCTGTCCCTGGCGTGAAGAAATTCTGGAAGGGCTGCTCGGAAGCAGTATTCTGGGATTCCACACCAGAGTTCATTGCAACAATTTTATCGATAGTATCGATCGGTTGCTTGAGGCGCGGATCGATCGAAACAGTTCAACGGTCTCCTATGGGGGCAAGATGACGGCGGTCAACCCCTATCCGATTTCCATCGAGTGGCCGTTGCGATGGCTTCATGATCAACGGTCGGTCCCGGAATGCCGAATCAAACTCCGGGAGACCTATGGGATGCCTCCTGATCGTCTGGTCGGCCTTGGCGTGGAACGTCTGGATTATACGAAGGGGATCCTGGAACGGTTTATGGCCGTGGAACGGTTGCTGGAGCTCCAGCCTGAATGGATCGGAAAATTTACGTTTGTCCAGATCGCAGCCCCCAGCCGGTCAACGATCGAGCAGTACCACCATTTTACCGGCCAAGTCTCTACGCTGGCAGAGCAGATCAACAAGCGGTTTGGGCGGGACGACTATGAACCGATCTGCCTGCGGATTCACCATCATGAGCCGGCACAGGTCCATGAGTGTTACCGTGGCGCAGACCTGTGCGTGGTGAGTAGTCTCCATGACGGCATGAATCTGGTCGCCAAAGAGTTCGTCGGTGCTCGGGACGACGAGCAGGGAGTGTTGATTCTGAGTCAATTCACCGGAGCCGCGCGGGAACTGACGGAGGCGCTCGTGATCAATCCCTACGACATCGATCAGTTTGCGGCCGCGCTTCACCTTGGCCTGACGATGCCGAAGGTGGAACAGCGGGCCAGGATGCAGAGTATGAGGGGGCTGATTCAGGAGTTCAATGTGTATCGTTGGGCCGGTCGTATGCTTATCGATGCGGCACGCATGAGACAAAAGGAGCGAGTCATGAAACATGTGCGCCGGGGGCCCAACCTGCTGAATTGA
- a CDS encoding plasmid pRiA4b ORF-3 family protein has translation MKQGKDKKTKIGASVHQLKVSLREIKPTIWRRVQVPGDITLAKLHLVLQIVMGWTNSHLHKFSIGGVDYAEPDPDGFLNFQSDRRARLNNVPRAKQTFEYEYDFGDGWKHDLVVEKTLQPEPGVSYPICVAGERACPPEDCGGVWGYEKFLETIMDPANEEHEEMLAWVGGSFDPEAFDLDAVNTSLRRLRV, from the coding sequence ATGAAACAAGGCAAGGATAAGAAGACTAAGATCGGCGCGTCCGTGCACCAGCTCAAGGTCTCTTTGCGAGAGATCAAGCCCACGATTTGGCGACGCGTGCAAGTGCCCGGCGACATCACCTTGGCGAAGCTGCACCTGGTGTTACAGATCGTGATGGGATGGACCAATTCACACCTCCATAAGTTCAGCATCGGAGGGGTGGACTATGCCGAGCCGGACCCGGACGGGTTCCTGAATTTTCAGAGCGACCGGCGCGCTCGCCTGAACAATGTGCCTCGCGCAAAGCAGACGTTCGAGTACGAATATGACTTCGGAGATGGCTGGAAGCACGACCTCGTCGTCGAGAAGACGCTTCAGCCTGAGCCCGGAGTCTCCTACCCCATCTGTGTGGCCGGCGAGCGGGCATGTCCGCCTGAGGATTGCGGTGGTGTCTGGGGCTATGAGAAGTTTTTAGAAACCATCATGGACCCGGCTAATGAAGAGCACGAGGAGATGTTAGCTTGGGTCGGCGGCAGCTTTGATCCGGAGGCATTCGATCTGGACGCCGTCAACACATCACTCCGGCGTCTACGGGTCTGA
- a CDS encoding NnrS family protein translates to MATKEIQIVNQPVAASTEGDDEPSFPLYAGPAFLSYGFRPFFLGAALFAGLTVLFWVALFAGGVHVEFLYRPREWHVHEMLFGFIPALIAGFLLTAMPNWTDRMPLRGAPLLAMFLLWLAGRLLLVFPWTGGPAVAAIDGAFLVLLAAYVWREIIAAGCWDRAPIGVLVSLYACANILFHISALPGVPTDFPERVALSVMTLLLTIIGGRLTPTFTRELLAGRNVATLPEVFSPMDAATILLVLVAAIAWIAEAQSVWAGAMLLVAGVASVVRLLRWGGWRTWGEPLVLILHIGYGWVGLFLIALGGSILGIGFSPENAVHLLTAGAMGAMTLAVMTRASLGHTGRPRHADRLTAAIYMLVNVGALLRIFTPNPETPTTLTHALLGLSALSWSGAYLLFAFHYGPFLVRPSLDE, encoded by the coding sequence ATGGCAACAAAGGAAATTCAGATTGTAAATCAGCCGGTAGCCGCCTCCACCGAAGGGGACGACGAACCATCGTTTCCCCTTTACGCGGGACCAGCATTTTTGTCGTACGGATTCCGGCCGTTCTTTCTGGGTGCCGCGCTCTTTGCGGGTCTCACCGTCCTCTTCTGGGTTGCCCTGTTCGCGGGCGGTGTGCATGTTGAATTTCTTTATCGCCCGCGCGAATGGCATGTCCATGAGATGCTGTTCGGATTCATACCGGCGTTGATTGCAGGATTTCTGCTGACGGCGATGCCGAATTGGACCGATCGCATGCCGCTCAGGGGCGCCCCGTTGCTCGCCATGTTTCTCCTGTGGCTGGCTGGGCGACTGTTGTTGGTTTTCCCGTGGACAGGGGGTCCTGCGGTCGCCGCGATCGACGGAGCTTTCTTGGTCCTGCTGGCGGCCTACGTCTGGCGGGAGATTATCGCAGCAGGATGTTGGGACCGGGCACCGATCGGTGTACTGGTCAGTCTCTATGCCTGTGCGAACATTCTCTTTCACATATCGGCACTGCCTGGTGTACCCACTGATTTCCCCGAACGCGTTGCCCTGTCGGTGATGACGCTGCTGTTGACGATCATCGGCGGGCGTCTCACGCCCACTTTTACGCGCGAGCTCTTGGCTGGTAGGAACGTGGCAACGCTGCCGGAAGTATTTTCTCCGATGGATGCTGCGACCATTCTGCTGGTCCTCGTGGCTGCGATTGCCTGGATCGCTGAAGCGCAAAGTGTGTGGGCAGGGGCCATGCTGCTTGTCGCCGGAGTGGCAAGTGTGGTGCGTTTGCTGCGCTGGGGAGGGTGGCGGACCTGGGGCGAGCCGCTCGTGCTGATTCTCCATATTGGCTATGGATGGGTGGGATTGTTTTTGATAGCGCTGGGTGGATCGATTCTAGGCATCGGCTTCTCTCCCGAAAACGCGGTTCATCTCCTCACTGCCGGAGCAATGGGCGCGATGACCTTGGCGGTGATGACCCGCGCGAGCCTGGGCCACACAGGACGACCGCGGCATGCTGATCGGCTCACGGCGGCGATCTACATGCTCGTCAATGTCGGAGCATTACTGCGAATTTTTACCCCGAACCCCGAGACACCGACGACCCTTACTCATGCGTTACTTGGCCTGTCGGCACTCAGCTGGAGTGGGGCGTATCTGCTCTTCGCGTTCCACTATGGACCCTTCCTTGTCCGTCCGAGCCTCGATGAGTAG
- a CDS encoding ATP-dependent DNA helicase has protein sequence MDDLTRQLNDRFGFATFRSGQEDVIRAVLAGRDAMAVMPTGQGKSLCYQLPATLLPGLTLVISPLIALMQDQVTAMRQRKIAVAAFHSGLSGLEKSRVMQDLQQRRVQLLYLAPERMQHEEFLRLLRSLWVSLLVVDEAHCISQWGHDFRPDYLKIGRLRREITNPPCLALTATATARVQTDLCQRLSLRDPFRLVAGFRRTNLALSVHHCQTLREKLGTVERLVCGTEKGTILIYCATRRAVEEVAAWLGQSHSSVGYYHAGLSDEERRLVHDKFRRGRLRILVATNAFGMGIDKPDVRLVLHFDIPGSLEAYYQEAGRAGRDGQPAACVLLFHERDVATQEYFIAQASKDSEGAERGKRMATMLQELLGYVSASTCRQLAILDYFSDQTELALGPCGLCDRCVAPVRQPSRMISQETVLSAKAIVETVSWCRGRFGMGRIVDILRGSRSKSLLAYGGEDCPTYGVCRAQTKVSLTNLAKTLIASGYLHVQGTEYPTIDVTPKGREVLQGLRTLALEQVKDYPAGRSGKQPDRPQAALVNIPQASPPDRQLVERLRQLRSELAEEEGVAPFLIFHDRTLKAIAGSKPGTPAALLEIPGIGEIKAERYGRRVLAVVNGHQ, from the coding sequence GTGGATGATCTGACTCGACAGCTCAACGACCGGTTCGGGTTTGCGACGTTCCGGTCGGGTCAGGAAGACGTCATTCGCGCCGTGTTAGCGGGGCGCGATGCGATGGCCGTCATGCCGACAGGGCAGGGGAAGTCGCTCTGCTATCAATTACCGGCGACCCTTTTGCCGGGGCTGACGCTGGTGATTTCTCCGCTGATCGCGTTGATGCAAGATCAGGTGACGGCCATGAGGCAGCGGAAGATTGCCGTGGCGGCGTTTCACTCCGGCCTCAGCGGTTTGGAAAAGAGCCGCGTGATGCAGGATCTTCAGCAGCGGCGAGTTCAGTTGCTCTATCTGGCGCCGGAACGGATGCAGCATGAAGAGTTTCTCCGACTGTTGCGTTCCCTCTGGGTGTCGTTGCTGGTGGTCGATGAGGCGCACTGTATTTCCCAGTGGGGTCATGATTTCAGGCCCGACTATCTCAAGATCGGTCGCCTGCGCCGGGAGATCACGAATCCACCCTGTTTGGCCTTGACGGCCACGGCCACCGCTCGTGTGCAGACGGATCTGTGCCAACGGTTGTCGCTTCGTGATCCGTTCCGATTGGTCGCGGGTTTTCGGCGGACGAATCTGGCCCTGTCCGTCCATCATTGTCAGACCCTCCGAGAGAAACTGGGGACGGTGGAGCGCTTGGTTTGCGGAACAGAGAAGGGCACGATCCTGATCTATTGCGCGACCCGCCGAGCGGTGGAGGAGGTGGCGGCCTGGTTGGGACAATCCCACTCGTCGGTCGGCTACTACCATGCCGGGCTCTCGGATGAAGAGCGGCGGCTCGTGCATGACAAGTTTCGCCGGGGGAGGTTGAGAATCCTGGTGGCGACGAATGCTTTCGGCATGGGGATCGATAAGCCGGATGTCCGACTGGTCCTCCATTTCGACATTCCGGGCAGTCTGGAGGCCTATTACCAGGAGGCAGGGCGTGCGGGCCGTGATGGACAGCCCGCTGCCTGTGTGTTGCTGTTCCACGAACGTGATGTGGCTACGCAGGAATATTTCATCGCGCAGGCGTCGAAGGATTCTGAAGGCGCCGAACGTGGGAAACGCATGGCGACTATGCTGCAAGAATTGCTGGGGTACGTGTCGGCGTCGACCTGCCGCCAGCTCGCGATTCTTGACTACTTTAGCGATCAAACTGAGCTGGCCCTGGGGCCTTGCGGCCTGTGCGATCGCTGTGTTGCGCCGGTGCGCCAGCCGAGCCGGATGATCTCCCAGGAGACCGTCCTGTCCGCGAAGGCAATCGTGGAGACCGTGTCCTGGTGCAGGGGACGGTTCGGCATGGGCCGAATCGTCGACATTCTTCGTGGAAGCCGTTCAAAGTCGCTGCTGGCCTATGGCGGAGAAGACTGTCCGACCTACGGCGTCTGTCGTGCCCAGACGAAGGTGTCGCTGACGAATCTCGCGAAGACTCTCATTGCCTCCGGGTATCTCCATGTACAAGGTACGGAGTATCCCACCATCGATGTGACGCCCAAAGGACGAGAAGTTCTGCAAGGGCTTCGCACGTTAGCCCTGGAACAGGTGAAGGACTATCCAGCCGGTAGATCGGGGAAGCAACCGGATCGTCCGCAGGCCGCCTTGGTGAATATCCCTCAGGCTTCCCCGCCGGATCGACAGCTTGTTGAGCGGCTCAGACAACTCCGCTCTGAACTTGCCGAGGAAGAGGGTGTCGCGCCGTTTCTCATTTTTCACGATCGAACGTTGAAGGCCATTGCGGGTTCCAAGCCGGGGACGCCGGCAGCCTTGTTAGAGATTCCGGGTATCGGCGAGATAAAAGCAGAACGCTATGGCCGGCGAGTGTTGGCCGTGGTCAATGGACATCAATAG
- a CDS encoding class I SAM-dependent methyltransferase translates to MNPNKALWEKGDFTRIAASMRESGEALINALGITRGLKVLDLGCGDGTTAVPAAKLGAEVLGVDIARNLVDAGNKRARTEGLTNLRFQEGDATNLHELNSQTFDLAISIFGAMFAPKPFDVAKEMVRVTKPGGRAVMGNWIPNDPTLVAQILKISAAYSPPPPEGFISPMTWGIENHVVERFTSAGVPQERITFVRDTYTFNYPGTPAAFVDTFRRYYGPTMNAFDAAEKNGRAADLQRELETLFENQNQSTNKQVTSVPATFLRVTVFV, encoded by the coding sequence ATGAATCCTAATAAGGCACTCTGGGAAAAAGGCGACTTTACGCGCATCGCGGCGAGCATGAGGGAAAGCGGAGAAGCACTCATCAATGCGCTCGGAATCACGCGAGGACTCAAGGTGCTGGATCTGGGATGCGGCGACGGCACGACGGCGGTCCCGGCGGCAAAACTCGGTGCGGAGGTCCTAGGCGTCGATATCGCCAGGAATCTGGTGGATGCGGGGAATAAGCGGGCACGGACGGAAGGCCTCACAAACCTCAGGTTTCAGGAGGGCGATGCAACCAATTTACATGAATTGAACAGTCAGACGTTTGACCTGGCCATCAGCATTTTTGGCGCCATGTTTGCACCGAAGCCGTTTGATGTGGCCAAGGAGATGGTACGGGTGACCAAGCCCGGAGGCCGGGCGGTGATGGGCAACTGGATCCCTAATGACCCGACGCTGGTCGCGCAGATCTTGAAGATCAGCGCCGCTTACTCCCCACCTCCGCCGGAAGGCTTTATCAGTCCGATGACCTGGGGTATCGAGAACCATGTGGTCGAGCGATTCACGAGCGCAGGGGTTCCCCAAGAACGGATCACGTTCGTCCGAGATACCTATACGTTCAATTATCCAGGCACGCCAGCTGCGTTCGTCGATACCTTCAGAAGATACTATGGACCCACGATGAACGCGTTCGATGCCGCAGAGAAGAATGGTCGGGCGGCTGATCTGCAGAGGGAGCTTGAGACTCTGTTCGAGAACCAGAACCAAAGCACAAATAAGCAGGTCACCTCTGTTCCGGCGACCTTCCTGCGGGTGACTGTTTTCGTATAA